DNA from Bacteroidetes bacterium SB0662_bin_6:
GAATCGGGATTAACCGTACTTTTGCGCAATATACCCCCTACGGGGACAGATCGAACAGTTCGAATTTGTACGATGCAGAAAAAATCACGAATCACCATCTATGATGTGGCGGAGAGGGCGGGCGTTTCGATATCCACCGTATCGCGCGTGATGAACAGCTCCAACCTGGTGACCGAGCCGACCCGGGTGCGTGTGCTGAAGGCCATCGAAGCCTTGCGATTCCGTCCGGATCGTACGGCTAAATCGCTGGCCCGCAAGGCGGCAAGGTCTTTTGCCGTGGCTATTCCCACCTTCACGATGCCCTTTCACAACGAATTGCTCAAAGGCGTCCGGTTCCGTCTCCGCCAACTGGATATTGACCTGCTGCTTTGTGATCTGGGCACGAAATCGCCGAACGCCACGCTGATGAACTTTCTGGATCGGGGCTCCGTGCAAGGTCTCCTTCTTGTCGGCGTGGCCCTCGACGAGCATATTGTGGAAGAGCTGGAGACCTTACATTCTCCGGTGGTTCTTGTGGGCACGCAACATCCTGCCTTCGATTCGTTTTCCTGGGACGACCGGGCGGGTGCGGCCGCGGCCATCGAACACCTGATCGGCCTCGGGCACACCCGGATCGCCATGATCGTATCGCACACGAGCGGTTCCATGCAGCAGGAGCGCCTTGAGGGGGCCCAGGAAGCCATGGGCAAAGCCGGCGGGTCTTTCTCGCGGGAAGATATTTTCTGCGGGAGCACCGAGAAGCACGCAGGTTTCAGTGAGGAAGCGGGCTATGAGGCCATGCAACGGATTCTTTCGGAACGTCCGGATGTCACGGCGGTCTTTGCGCTGAGTGATGTGCAGGCCATTGGAGCCTGGAAGGCCATACGCGACGCCGGACGGGAAATACCCGGAGATATTGCGCTGGTAGGCTACGACGATATCAAGACCAGCCAGTACATGGGTCTTTCCAGTGTGGACCAGCGTATGCATGAAGTGGGCGAACAGGCCACTGAGTTAATCCTGCAGCGCATGACCGGAGAAGAGAAGGCTTCGCCGGTACATCGCCTGATCGTACCCGCATTGGTGGCGCGCAGGTCTTCCCGGCCCGGATAAGCCTGATTTCTTCTTCCTGACCTTTTATTCCGTTTCCTCGCTATGACATCAGAAAGCACCTTGCACAGGTCGCTCGAGGAGGCGATCCGGCAACAACTCGATCGTACGATCGGTGAGACGCATTTCACGGAGGCGGGCGAGCTGTACCGGGGCAAAGTCCGTGATGTCTACCGGGCTTCCCCTGTTTCCGGCGATGCGCTCTGCCTGATCACGACCGACCGCATTTCGGCGTTCGATCATATTCTGCGGCAGCAGATTCCCTTCAAGGGGCAGGTATTGAATCAAACGGCCGCTTTTTTCTTCGAACGGACACAGGATATCGCGCCCAATCACCTTGTAGCGGTTCCGGACCCGAATGTCACGATGGCGGTGCCTTGTACGCCTGTTCCCGTCGAGTTTGTGGTCCGTGGGCATCTTGCCGGGCATGCCTGGCGGGAATACCGCGCCGGGAGGCGCAGCGTTTCGGGTGCGGCGCTGCCGGACGGCCTGCAGGAAAGCAGTCGTCTTCCCCGGCCCGTGCTCACGCCCGCCACCAAAGCGGAAACGGGGCACGACGAAGATATCTCCCGTGAGGAAATTATAGCACGCGGCCTGCTGACGCCCGACGAATTCGACGAACTGGAGGCTGTTGCGCTTGCCTTGTTTGCCCGCGGCACGGACATGTCCGCAGCGAGAGGCTTGCTGCTCGTGGATACCAAATACGAATTCGGCCGCGCCCCGAACGGCGCTTTCCTGCTTATAGACGAGGTGCATACCCCCGATTCATCCCGGTACTACTATGCGGATGGATATGAGGAACGGCTTCGAGCAGGCGCGCCTCAAAAGCAGCTTTCCAAGGAATTCGTCCGGGAATGGCTGATGGAGCAGGATTTCCAGGGAAAACCGGGGCAGGAACTGCCCGACCTGCCGGACGATTTCCGCGTACAGGTGGCGGCCCGTTACGTTGAGTTGTATGAGGCGGTGACCGGGCTGGTTTTCGAGCCGGACACTCATCCCGATCCGGTCGGACGCATACGCCAGGCAGTCACATCGTATCTGGCGAACTGAGGGGTTCAGGGGCGGAATCCCCTTCGACCCACCTGGCGTTCCCGTCCACGAAGTGTTCCTTCTTCCAGATTGGCACCCGGATTTTCAGCGTGTCGATCAGATACCGGCATGCTGCGAAGGCATCCGCGCGGTGGGGCGCCGCAACGCCCGCAATGACGCTTATTTCCCGCAGCGGTACCTCGCCGATGCGGTGCAGCAGGCAGGCGCGGCGAACCGGCCAACGAGCAAGGGATTCCTCCACAAGCCTGTGCATTTCCTTGAGGGCCATAGGTTTGTAGCATTCGTATTCAAGGAGTATCGTTTCCCGCCGGTCTGTTTCTTCTCC
Protein-coding regions in this window:
- a CDS encoding molybdenum cofactor biosynthesis protein MoaE, with protein sequence MTGISNDSAWINIQETPLSLEEVLEFLRVEEAGGIDIFLGTTRRWTEAEEKTTGEETDRRETILLEYECYKPMALKEMHRLVEESLARWPVRRACLLHRIGEVPLREISVIAGVAAPHRADAFAACRYLIDTLKIRVPIWKKEHFVDGNARWVEGDSAPEPLSSPDTM
- a CDS encoding LacI family transcriptional regulator translates to MQKKSRITIYDVAERAGVSISTVSRVMNSSNLVTEPTRVRVLKAIEALRFRPDRTAKSLARKAARSFAVAIPTFTMPFHNELLKGVRFRLRQLDIDLLLCDLGTKSPNATLMNFLDRGSVQGLLLVGVALDEHIVEELETLHSPVVLVGTQHPAFDSFSWDDRAGAAAAIEHLIGLGHTRIAMIVSHTSGSMQQERLEGAQEAMGKAGGSFSREDIFCGSTEKHAGFSEEAGYEAMQRILSERPDVTAVFALSDVQAIGAWKAIRDAGREIPGDIALVGYDDIKTSQYMGLSSVDQRMHEVGEQATELILQRMTGEEKASPVHRLIVPALVARRSSRPG
- a CDS encoding phosphoribosylaminoimidazolesuccinocarboxamide synthase, with the translated sequence MTSESTLHRSLEEAIRQQLDRTIGETHFTEAGELYRGKVRDVYRASPVSGDALCLITTDRISAFDHILRQQIPFKGQVLNQTAAFFFERTQDIAPNHLVAVPDPNVTMAVPCTPVPVEFVVRGHLAGHAWREYRAGRRSVSGAALPDGLQESSRLPRPVLTPATKAETGHDEDISREEIIARGLLTPDEFDELEAVALALFARGTDMSAARGLLLVDTKYEFGRAPNGAFLLIDEVHTPDSSRYYYADGYEERLRAGAPQKQLSKEFVREWLMEQDFQGKPGQELPDLPDDFRVQVAARYVELYEAVTGLVFEPDTHPDPVGRIRQAVTSYLAN